The following are from one region of the Nicotiana tabacum cultivar K326 chromosome 3, ASM71507v2, whole genome shotgun sequence genome:
- the LOC107810872 gene encoding putative dolichyl pyrophosphate Man9GlcNAc2 alpha-1,3-glucosyltransferase isoform X1 → MEKKKKAANPTSDDSESNLWSFLTPRGTTASFVCITLFAILVRVAVSIHPYSGAGTPPKYGDYEAQRHWMEITLNLPVKEWYRNSTVNDLKYWGLDYPPLTAYQSYIHGLFLRFFDPQSVALFTSRGYESYIGKLLMRWTVLLSDVLIFFPAVIYFVTVYYSGTHDGPKSGNMWHFAMILLNPCLILIDHGHFQYNCISLGFTVAAVSAILSDRDIFGSILFTLSLNHKQMSAYFAPAFFGYLFGKCLRRQNPFLEVLKLGLAVLGTFIVLWWPYLYSLEAPLEVLSRLAPFERGIYEDYVANFWCTTSVIVKWKRLFSTQALRILSLVSTVSTCLPSMMLLILAPSRKNFLFGLLSSALSFYFFSFQVHEKSILLPLLPASFLAIDEPLIFRWLTYFALLSLFPLLRRDELILPYIALYGLFVLLYNAPVQRKDIRETRSHFTTLKYFLITSSLLLHIVYLMVTPPRRYPYLFEAVMMLLCFSQFFFIFMYANMKQWEFLKLSSQIVREKKNL, encoded by the exons atggagaagaagaaaaaagcagCGAATCCAACAAGTGACGATTCCGAATCGAACCTCTGGTCTTTTCTGACTCCAAGGGGCACTACAGCTTCCTTCGTTTGCATCACTCTCTTTGCAATTTTAGTCCGAGTAGcagtatcaatccacccttattcagGCGCTGGAACTCCTCCCAAATACGGAGATTACGAAGCTCAGCGTCATTGGATGGAGATCACACTCAATCTCCCTGTTAAAGAATGGTACCGAAATAGTACTGTCAATGATCTGAAATATTGGGGTCTTGATTACCCTCCTCTTACAGCGTATCAAAGCTACATTCATGGTCTTTTCCTTAGATTTTTTGATCCACAGTCAGTTGCACTCTTCACTTCCCGCGGCTACGAATCTTATATTGG AAAATTGTTGATGCGGTGGACAGTGTTATTATCCGACGTCCTAATATTTTTTCCCGCTGTTATTTATTTTGTTACTGTTTATTACTCTGGTACTCATGACGGGCCGAAAAGTGGTAATATGTGGCACTTTGCCATGATTTTATTGAATCCATGTCTCATATTGATTGATCATGGTCATTTTCAG TATAATTGTATTAGCTTGGGGTTTActgttgctgctgtttctgcAATCCTATCTGATAGAGACATTTTTGGTTCTATCTTGTTCACCCTTTCTCTTAACCATAAACAG ATGAGTGCCTATTTTGCACCTGCATTTTTTGGCTATCTCTTTGGTAAATGCTTAAGGCGGCAGAATCCTTTTCTTGAGGTCTTGAAATTGGGCTTGGCGGTGTTAGGAACGTTCATTGTTCTTTGGTGGCCATATCTTTATTCTTTGGAAGCACCTTTGGAG GTTCTTTCCCGCCTAGCTCCTTTTGAGAGGGGCATATACGAGGATTATGTGGCTAACTTCTGGTGTACCACTTCAGTCATTGTGAAGTGGAAGAGATTGTTCAGTACCCAAGCACTAAGGATTCTTAGTCTTGTTTCAACTGTTTCCACGTGCCTACCCTCAATGATGCTGTTAATATTGGCGCCAAGCAGAAAAAACTTTCTGTTTGGACTGCTCAGCAGTGCTTTATCATTCTACTTCTTCTCATTTCAAG TTCATGAGAAATCTATTCTGCTGCCTCTTCTTCCAGCAAGCTTCTTGGCGATAGATGAGCCTCTTATTTTTCGCTGGCTAACATATTTTGCCTTGCTCTCTCTGTTCCCTCTTCTAAGGCGTGATGAACTGATTCTTCCATATATTGCTTTATATGGTCTCTTTGTCCTCCTGTACAACGCACCTGTTCAAAGAAAAGACATAAGGGAGACCCGCTCTCATTTTAcaactttaaaatattttctcatCACCAGCTCTCTTCTTCTGCATATTGTTTACTTGATGGTAACTCCACCAAGAAGGTATCCTTACCTCTTTGAGGCAGTAATGATGCTACTCTGTTTCTCTcagttcttttttatttttatgtacgCAAACATGAAACAATGGGAGTTTCTGAAGCTTTCTAGTCAAATAgttagagaaaagaaaaatctataG
- the LOC107810872 gene encoding putative dolichyl pyrophosphate Man9GlcNAc2 alpha-1,3-glucosyltransferase isoform X2, whose amino-acid sequence MEKKKKAANPTSDDSESNLWSFLTPRGTTASFVCITLFAILVRVAVSIHPYSGAGTPPKYGDYEAQRHWMEITLNLPVKEWYRNSTVNDLKYWGLDYPPLTAYQSYIHGLFLRFFDPQSVALFTSRGYESYIGKLLMRWTVLLSDVLIFFPAVIYFVTVYYSGTHDGPKSGNMWHFAMILLNPCLILIDHGHFQYNCISLGFTVAAVSAILSDRDIFGSILFTLSLNHKQVLSRLAPFERGIYEDYVANFWCTTSVIVKWKRLFSTQALRILSLVSTVSTCLPSMMLLILAPSRKNFLFGLLSSALSFYFFSFQVHEKSILLPLLPASFLAIDEPLIFRWLTYFALLSLFPLLRRDELILPYIALYGLFVLLYNAPVQRKDIRETRSHFTTLKYFLITSSLLLHIVYLMVTPPRRYPYLFEAVMMLLCFSQFFFIFMYANMKQWEFLKLSSQIVREKKNL is encoded by the exons atggagaagaagaaaaaagcagCGAATCCAACAAGTGACGATTCCGAATCGAACCTCTGGTCTTTTCTGACTCCAAGGGGCACTACAGCTTCCTTCGTTTGCATCACTCTCTTTGCAATTTTAGTCCGAGTAGcagtatcaatccacccttattcagGCGCTGGAACTCCTCCCAAATACGGAGATTACGAAGCTCAGCGTCATTGGATGGAGATCACACTCAATCTCCCTGTTAAAGAATGGTACCGAAATAGTACTGTCAATGATCTGAAATATTGGGGTCTTGATTACCCTCCTCTTACAGCGTATCAAAGCTACATTCATGGTCTTTTCCTTAGATTTTTTGATCCACAGTCAGTTGCACTCTTCACTTCCCGCGGCTACGAATCTTATATTGG AAAATTGTTGATGCGGTGGACAGTGTTATTATCCGACGTCCTAATATTTTTTCCCGCTGTTATTTATTTTGTTACTGTTTATTACTCTGGTACTCATGACGGGCCGAAAAGTGGTAATATGTGGCACTTTGCCATGATTTTATTGAATCCATGTCTCATATTGATTGATCATGGTCATTTTCAG TATAATTGTATTAGCTTGGGGTTTActgttgctgctgtttctgcAATCCTATCTGATAGAGACATTTTTGGTTCTATCTTGTTCACCCTTTCTCTTAACCATAAACAG GTTCTTTCCCGCCTAGCTCCTTTTGAGAGGGGCATATACGAGGATTATGTGGCTAACTTCTGGTGTACCACTTCAGTCATTGTGAAGTGGAAGAGATTGTTCAGTACCCAAGCACTAAGGATTCTTAGTCTTGTTTCAACTGTTTCCACGTGCCTACCCTCAATGATGCTGTTAATATTGGCGCCAAGCAGAAAAAACTTTCTGTTTGGACTGCTCAGCAGTGCTTTATCATTCTACTTCTTCTCATTTCAAG TTCATGAGAAATCTATTCTGCTGCCTCTTCTTCCAGCAAGCTTCTTGGCGATAGATGAGCCTCTTATTTTTCGCTGGCTAACATATTTTGCCTTGCTCTCTCTGTTCCCTCTTCTAAGGCGTGATGAACTGATTCTTCCATATATTGCTTTATATGGTCTCTTTGTCCTCCTGTACAACGCACCTGTTCAAAGAAAAGACATAAGGGAGACCCGCTCTCATTTTAcaactttaaaatattttctcatCACCAGCTCTCTTCTTCTGCATATTGTTTACTTGATGGTAACTCCACCAAGAAGGTATCCTTACCTCTTTGAGGCAGTAATGATGCTACTCTGTTTCTCTcagttcttttttatttttatgtacgCAAACATGAAACAATGGGAGTTTCTGAAGCTTTCTAGTCAAATAgttagagaaaagaaaaatctataG